The Vibrio penaeicida sequence AACGCCAAGAATCGCAGAGAGAATCAACATGATTGAGAACCCTAGCTTCTGCCAAGATTGAAATAGTGCAATGGTTGGAAGCGCTGCACTTTCATCCCCTAAAAACATCAGTGGTGCAGAAATCAAATCCCAATTCATTAATAACTGGTTCAGCGGTCCGCGCACGTCTACCACGAGTTGCCCTAAGAAGGCGACAGCGACAGCAGCCAATGGATAAGGCATAAAGAACAGAAGTTTATAGCCAGATTTTCCTGCCGTATTCCAACTCAATACCAGCGCAAAAGCCGTTCCCAATAAAAGAAACACAGAGATACAAATAGCGAAGAACAATACGGTTTGGTAAAACGCATTCCAAAGCTGGGTACTCATGTAGTCATCAGTTAACAGCTTGGTAAAATTATCAAATCCAACAAAAGTGGCCGGTCCTATGCCTGGCCAATCAAAAAAGGACAGCACTAATGTGCCGAACAGGGGCAAAAGGTTAAATACCCCATACAACAAGCAGCCTGGAATCAGTAGCAACATGTACTGAATCTTTTCTTTCTGCTTGAAGCTCAATCCTTTGGGGCGGGAAAACTCGGTCATACTGACTCCAGCGGTATGGGTATATGGGCGACCTGTATATTCAGGTCGCCGTCTTTCTTTTTGTTTTTACGTTTTTCTTTTTGCTATGACAGAAAGGTCATTACAGGTTTTTGGCTTTGAAGCCTTTTTCAATTTCTTCAGACAACCCTTTACTGTCAACTTTACCAGCTAAGAACTTCTGGAACGCAGGACCGACAACTTCTTCATACTGAACATTGAATGGACCTTTCCAAGTCAAGTGCGCTTGCGCTTGGTTGGATACAAAAGTCGCGGCTTCAGCCTGATGCGCTCCTTCATATTGAATGCCAGATGCATAGGTAGAAAGTTCACCTACGTGATCGGCAAACAACTGCGCGAACTCTTTAGTTGCTGTGTAAGCTAACAATTTGTCTGCTGCAGCTTTCTTAGCACTATTAGCATTAACTAAATACGCGCCATCAGCAAAAGCATAGACTTTACCTCCAGCCCCTGGGACTGGCATAAGACCCAAATTCGCATCTGGATTGGTCTGAGCAATGGTTGATAGTGGAGATGTTGACCATAAGCCATCAATAATCATGGCTGAATCGCCTAAAGCCACATTCGCACGCATACCATTGTAGTCTTGCGCTGCTGCTGAAGGGTTAATGTACGGCTTCCACGTTGCGAAGGTATCTACAACTTTTTGATAGCCGCTAGCGGTAAACGGTTCATCACGCGTTGCAACTTTTGCCATACCGTCGCCAGACAATCCCGCTTCAAGACCTGCACTCATCATGGCCAGAGCCCAACCAGCTCGTCCCGGTACTTCAAGCGGTGTAACACCTGCCGCTTTCAGCGTTTTCATGACTTGCTCAAATTCGTCGAGTGATTGAGGTTCTTTGATATTGTGCTTATCAAAAATATCTTTGTTATAGATGATTTGTACAGTTTGAACGGCAAATGGCACACCGTAAACCTTACCATCCGAGCCTGTCGCTGCACCCAGTGTTGCTGGAGAAATTCCAGATAGATCCACATCGCCAC is a genomic window containing:
- a CDS encoding carbohydrate ABC transporter permease, producing the protein MTEFSRPKGLSFKQKEKIQYMLLLIPGCLLYGVFNLLPLFGTLVLSFFDWPGIGPATFVGFDNFTKLLTDDYMSTQLWNAFYQTVLFFAICISVFLLLGTAFALVLSWNTAGKSGYKLLFFMPYPLAAVAVAFLGQLVVDVRGPLNQLLMNWDLISAPLMFLGDESAALPTIALFQSWQKLGFSIMLILSAILGVRSDLLEAAVLDGASRWQCIRHVVFPVLAPAFVLITILTMVDVFNNAEYVLILMGPDAGPYYSTDIMGTFQYRTAFGTSGGSGTADLGMAAAIGMVISVLILPATIYLALRNMRNR
- a CDS encoding ABC transporter substrate-binding protein encodes the protein MKFKKGVKALVALTAFTVALPISAIAEETLTIWTWRKQERPLWEAVSKNMKDINVKVEVFKGVDYNSRLRLGLQSDGGPDLFQGRPGASFIDQYAKADVIKPVSGDVDLSGISPATLGAATGSDGKVYGVPFAVQTVQIIYNKDIFDKHNIKEPQSLDEFEQVMKTLKAAGVTPLEVPGRAGWALAMMSAGLEAGLSGDGMAKVATRDEPFTASGYQKVVDTFATWKPYINPSAAAQDYNGMRANVALGDSAMIIDGLWSTSPLSTIAQTNPDANLGLMPVPGAGGKVYAFADGAYLVNANSAKKAAADKLLAYTATKEFAQLFADHVGELSTYASGIQYEGAHQAEAATFVSNQAQAHLTWKGPFNVQYEEVVGPAFQKFLAGKVDSKGLSEEIEKGFKAKNL